In Zingiber officinale cultivar Zhangliang chromosome 11B, Zo_v1.1, whole genome shotgun sequence, a single window of DNA contains:
- the LOC122034737 gene encoding protein LURP-one-related 15-like produces MAEYQNTARDAAPAVVVVGRQFTVPYAINLTLTDTSRLFSTNDLYKVKDTNGDLVLKVNGFFLSTRCLLLDAAGAPLLTMKPKAFSRHETWNVFRGDSTSPNDLLFKVRASKIFQRKNNFDVVLATNTREGAPCDFKIISRSKTCTICIGETDEIIAQMNRKTVVFASEKLEITVNPNQDFAFIVSLIVILEQIEISRTAV; encoded by the exons ATGGCGGAATATCAGAACACGGCGAGAGATGCTGCCCCTGCCGTGGTGGTTGTCGGCCGGCAGTTCACCGTTCCGTACGCCATCAATTTAACGCTCACCGACACTAGCCGTTTGTTCTCCACGAACGACCTTTACAAGGTCAAAGACACCAACGGCGACTTGGTTCTCAAGGTGAATGGTTTCTTCTTGAGCACCCGCTGCCTCCTCCTCGACGCCGCCGGCGCCCCTCTCCTCACCATGAAGCCGAAG GCATTCAGTAGGCACGAAACATGGAACGTATTCAGAGGAGACAGCACCAGCCCGAACGATCTGTTGTTCAAAGTGCGAGCCTCCAAGATATTCCAGCGGAAGAACAACTTTGATGTGGTCTTGGCCACCAACACCCGCGAAGGTGCCCCCTGtgactttaaaataatttcaagaaGCAAGACATGCACCATTTGTATTGGCGAAACTGATGAAATCATAGCTCAA ATGAATCGCAAGACGGTAGTTTTTGCAAGTGAAAAATTGGAAATAACAGTGAATCCGAATCAGGATTTCGCCTTCATTGTGTCGTTGATAGTCATCCTCGAACAAATCGAGATAAGTCGAACAGCTGTTTAA